Below is a window of Gilliamella sp. ESL0405 DNA.
GGTAGTAATGATAGCGCACCGCTTAAACACTATTCGTTATGCCGAGCAAATTATTGTATTGGATCAGGGCAGAATAGTTGGTTGTGGTAAGCACGACGATCTATTACAACATAACCAGTTATATCAACAACTCTGGCAAGCTCAAAGTATTAATCATTAAATAGCAAGTAAACACTAGGGAGCAACTATGGCTGTAGGGAAGATTTATTTAGAAGCAATGATGCACCATTGTGGTATTTTATTTTCTAAAGGTTATCGTTTTAAAGGAACCATTGATAAACAGAAGTTACAACAAAGTAGTACGGCAATACTGGGTGCCATCAATAAGTTTCAATATAAAATCACAGTTGCTAGTAATGGTGAACCATTATGGCAAAAAACATCAATAAACATACCCCCATTAATCAATATGCAATGCGCAGATATAGAACAACGCTTTGCTGAGTTTTCTGCTTCTATTTTTAATACATCTAAAGAGTTTGATGAGTTCCCAATGTTTTTTACGTTATTAGAAAGTGATACTAATGGCGATGAAAAAAATTATATTTTTGCTCAAACAGTTAATCATACTTATTGTGATGCAAGGGCAGCAGAGCTAATTATAAATTGGTTAATAGATTATTATAACGCCTTAGTAGAAGGTAATTTACAAGGGCAGCAAAAAATAATCACTAAGTTAAATAATTTAACTACCTTAGCCAGTAAGAATGTTTATAGCTTTGCTAAGGCAGATTGTTTAATAAAAATGCCATGGTATAAACATGTGGCTAATCTATTTAAAATTATTACTTATAAAATAAAAGATACGGGCAATTACTCTATTTCTTATGAGCAAATTAAGCAGAACTTAGCAGAATATCAGCAAAAATTACGTAACCCTATCATGCGTTACTATGATGTAAATTCTTTAATCAATTACTACAAAAAATATTATCCTAACGTAAACACTAATAGCCTTATTAGTGCATTATTAGTAAAAACTTTTTATTGGCTTAATGTGCATAAAAAGCAATTAGCCAATGCTGAGATGATTAGTTATCGAATGTTATCAGATATTTTAACGCCCAAAATGCGTAACCAGTATTTAGGTAACTATATTGCTTATGTACCCGTAACCATGAATGCTAATCAATCATTAATAGATATTGCACAAAATATAGATGCATGGGTAAAGGAATTTCGCGATACTAAATTAGATGTTAGTCAGTATAGTTTTTTAGAGTTTGCTATTGCTAAAAAGTTAGTGGGGAAAAAAGATGATCCTATTTCTTTTACCCATACCTCATTTAATAACAGGCGTTTATTTAAAAAAGTAAACACATTAATAGGGGCTACTTTTATTGAAATGATTGCCTCTATTAATTCTGAGCCGCTAGATTTAATGGGGGCTATGATGAATAATAAAATTATCGCCTGTACTTCTTTATCCAATAGTAATCGCTTATATTTAACTTTTTATCCATTAATCGGTTCAGATCAACCGAGTATTGATGTGGCCGATGCTTTGGCTCTAGTTATCACTCAATTACAACAAGAATTACCCGATAAGGAAATGATAAGTAAGCAAGTGATAAGTTCAGTTGCTTAAAAGAAATATCTAAAACCTAGTTCAATAAAATCATTATTGGAATAGGAGCGGAATAGGCTTTGTGAATGACCACCACCCAGTACATAGAGGCGAGCAATAAAGGTCCAATGGTCGTTATAAGCGTATTCCGCATAAGTTTCTACTGAGTGTTCATTGTTATAACCGTAAAAGCCGCTAACACCCAATGTTAATGTGTCATTAAAAAAGGGTTTATTAACAGCAAAGGTAGCGCCATAGTTATCTTTATAGTTAGGGTAGTGATCCCAAAATAATTGAATATTAGCGTACAGATTATCATTAAAGTTTCTATCCCAACCTAAGATAACTTGCTGTAGTTCAGAAAAATAAAGTAATCCTTGCTTATCATAAACGGGCAGTTGGTCTGTATAAGCCGCTTCAATACGGTAGGTATTACTATTTTGACTGATGGCGGCATTAATATTCCATGTACGTTGTTTAGTGGGTTCTAATAAAATATGGTTGTTGCCTTTTACTTTAGCTGAGGGTAAATCAGAATAACCTTCAAAGTAGGCAAAGCCCCAATCATAACCTTGATTATATTGGGTAAATCTAGCTCCTAGTTCGGGTTTATGGGGGTTATATTTTTTAGTTAATTGGATTAAACCTGATTTTTCATATTCTCTTAACTGGTGGAAAGAATCTGGTTCCCAAGGGCTACCGTATTTAGGCAGTTTGCGTTCACGACCAAAGGGCATAACCACTAAGTCAACTGCACCAAAGGAAAACTGTTGTTCTAAACGCATTAACCAGGAAGGGCGCTTTTGAATGGTTCTACCATTGGCAATAGGATCCCGTAGATAGGTGGCATTTAGTAGGTCAATAGTACTGCGTCCATCTGTTGTACCCCAAGTGATTCTTTGTTTGCCAATGGTTAATTGGGTAGCAGGTAAATCAATAGCTGAACCATGAAAAACCATATAGGCTTCATTTAAATCAGCGCGCGTGGTTGGTTGATAACGATAGGTGCTAGGGTCGTAATCAAGGTAAGTATTGATATAAGCTTTCCATGTCTCTTGCTCATACAATAAGCTGCTGTTTAAGCGTTGCCTCGTAGATAGCCAACGCTGTTGATTAGTAAATTTTCTATTACGACTTTCTAGGGTATTAGAGAAGCGCCAATTTTTTTTAAATTCTGTTTGCTCGTTTAAATTAAAATCAAAGGTATCATCTGCATAAACAGTAAAACAGCTTATTAATAAGATAAAAAAACTATATAAAGGCAGTCGTTTGCAAAGCACCATTACGATTCCTTTAGCGTTTTAGTTTATTTTGATCAAAAATATTATCCGCAATATTGGTGTTGTATTGTGTATCTGAATATTGCATAAGGGTACGTGTATTACGTAAGCTGTTTTGCATCACTAATTTGGTGGGCGTCCAAATATTATCTATTTGTTTAAAATCACCCTGTTGCAGGGTTTTGGTTAGTCTATTGTTTTGGTCGATATATTCTATTTTTACTGGTAGGTTATATTCTTTATCGACCCAAATACGTCTTTTGCTGTAGTTAGTTTCATGTTGTTTTTCGGGGATAGCTGTGGATTCTATAACATAAGCTGGTCTGTTGTTGATAGTATCCATTTTAATAAACTGATGGGTGTCGCTGTCTACATGGCGATACTCCATATCTTCTAAAGCAAAATCACTACGCATAAAGGCACTTTTTTTACCACCACCACTAATACGCCTTACCATATTTTCTGAAGGAAAGTAGACCCATAAATCATCTTCTTTTTTAGGGTCATCATATGACCAAGATAAAAATTGAGTATCTTGAATATCAATCGGTTCTATAAACTTATTAAGTGAATGTCGGTTTTTACCGTACTTTTTTACCCACATTTCCATTTTACGAATTAGCTTTTGATTACCCCGTTCTATCATCATCACTGCATAACGATGGGTATCTTTTGAACTATCCGCATTATCCACTAATACCGCAATATCTCGGCCTGTTAAGTTATCTGCATAACAAGATAAAGAAAAACAAACAGCTATTAAGATAAGTAAATATTTTTTCATGTTGATTCCTATGAGTGATTAATAACAAGCTGCTCTAGGGAAGCTTTATCTGAAAGTTGGTTATCTTGGGTTTCAGCGCCTAATGGTTTAAAAATAGAAAATAAAAGAGGGGTTACTAAAAAATCAGTAACTAATGCGGTGCTATAGGCGAAGATAGAGATAAGGGCAAAGATAAAAGGCCCATCATATTTAGTGTAAGCAAAGCCAATAAAGCCAGCACTTATCACTAGAGTAGTGAAAAATAATACGCGCCCAACACTGGAAACCGTATGCAAATAGGCTTCTTTATAGCAACCATATTTTTTAAAGTAGTATTGATAGCGACTAAAGAAATGGATAGTGTCATCAATAGAAACCCCTAGAATAAGTGGGGCGAGTGTTACCATAATCATATTCAGTTTAGCGCCCGTTAATCCCATAAGGCCAAGACTAAATAAAATAGGCAGTAAATTAGGCACCATTGCAATTAAACCTAATTTAATCGAGCGTAATGCCAGCGACATCACAATAGCAATGGCAATAAATGCATAGGTAAAACTAAATAATTGCCCCCATGCTAAATAATCGGCTACTGCACTAAGAATACTTAAACCACCCGTTGCTTCAATCATTCTATTGGGCATTTGCTGTTGTACAAAATGGTTAACATCATTTTCTAGTTTTTGAATATCGGTTAGTTTTAGTGACTTAGTGCGTGCTTGAATACGTGCCATATCAAAAGAAAAACTAACAAACTGATCTAATAATTTGCCACCGCCTGATTCATAGAGTAATAAGTATTCTGCTACTTGTGCTTGGGATAGGGGAAGTTTATAAAAGTCTTGTTGGTTTTCGTGAACTGCTCGATTCATTTGTTTCAGCTGATCTAAAAAACTAGAGGTTTGCATAATCATTGGATGACTATTGAGATAATGCTGTAGTTTTTCAATATCTGCTATGGTGGCTAATTCTTTTACGCCATCTTCTTTATGGGTTTTAACCATAAACTCAATGGACATGGAGCCACCCATACGCTCATCCACAAACTCAAAAGACTGGCGTAATGGGTCTGTTGTGGGCAAATCGTGAATGAAGGCAGTTTCTATTTTTAATTGTGTTAGACCAAAGACAGCCAATAAAATAGCTATAGTAAAGCCAATGATAATTGATTTAGGGTAGAGCAAAACCATTTTGCACATCAAGATTAACGAGCGATCAAAGAAATCTTTTGAACGTTTAGTTTTACCATCCACCACAATGGTTTTATTCGAAGGTTTTAGCCTTGTAAAAGACAATAAAGGTAACGCAAAAATAAAGGTAACCAATAGCGCAATAAAGGCGCCTAATGCTGCTTGAAAACCTAATTCCTTAAGGGGAATTAAGTCAGTAAATACAAAAGATAAATAACCAACCGCTGTAGTAACCGTGGTTAGAATAAGTGGTTTATAAATAATTGCTAAAGTTTTTTGAATAGCTTCGTGTGGAGTAGTGCCTTGTAGATAAAAATGCATAAACTCAGCAATCACATGCATGGTATCGCCAATACCTACACAAAGTAATAGGGTAGGCAGCATAATAATTAACATATTAAGTTTAAAGCCAAATATTGCCACTAAGGCCATTGTCCAAATAATCGCAATAAACACCGTAATTAATGGAATAACTACACCAATAACACTGCGGGTGGTAAAGGCGAGCACACAAGTCATCGCTATTAAAGCAATCAGTAACCAGATGGGGCCTTCCTGTGCGGTATCAGCATCTATTTGATAGCTCATCACAGGCGCACCCACAATATAAGTGGTTAGGTCTGGATAGTTAGCCACCACCTGTTCAACAATAGGCGGTGTTTCTTTGCGGGGGTTAACACTGTCGTCAGGGTAGTTTATAAATTCAAGTAAAATGCCAACGGTATTTCCATCTTTGGCAATTAACCGATCATGATAAGCAGGGTCAGTTATTATGCTATCCCTTAGCTGCTGCATTTCCTGCTGAGATAAGTTAAAGTTATCAATTAGGGGTTTAATACTAATAGTATCTTGTTGGCCAGTAATGGATTCGACATTACCTATCCAAGTAATTTTATCTAAGTAGGGGACTTTATCATTCAGTTCCCTCACTAACTCTTTAATGCGGTTTAAGTGTTGGGTTTGGATAGGTTGTTTGGTATCGATTAAAATAAAAATAAAATCGTCATTACCAAAGGTTTCTTTAAATTCTTCTAAGCGAACTTTGGTTTGGTCATTTTGTTGAAAGAAGCTTTCGTTCGAGTTGTCTATTTCTAACTTGCTAAGTTGTGGAAAAGCGAGGGCAGTTATGATGGCTACCATAACAAGACATAAAACCCTATAGCGAAGAATAGCATTAATAATTGTCTTCAAGGGAGTAGCTCCTTCTATATTTGCTTGCCATAAAGAAATAGGTTGTAGATAATAATGAGAAATATTATCATTAGAACGACATTAGAAAAATGATAGAAAATAATAGATAAATGGCTAAATACGAACTTAATGAGCAACAGTTACCGCAAGAGCCAAGGGGCAGGCCAACACGGATCAATCGCGAGAAAATTATCGAAGCAGCGATGAAGTTACCCTCACAACAATTAAGCATGACTAGTGTGGCGGCTGCTTTAGGCGTGAAACCACCGACCTTGTATTACCATATTCAAAGCATTGATGAATTACGCTCTTTAATGGTGGAAAAAATAACGTGGGATTTACGGGTACCCGTTGCTGATACTTGGCAACAATGGTGCAAAGGTTTTGCTTATGAGTTTAGGGGTTGGTTAATAGCAGAGCCTATTAGGTTGCAGTTGGTAGAAATGGTTGGCCCAGTGGCGGGGGCTGCTACTGATTTTATCACCCAATGTTTAGAAAGCTTAGCTAAATTAGGTTTTCCGCAAAAGATTGTAGTTCAATCATTCTTTTTATTAGCACAAGCGGTGCAAGATTTTGTTAGTAGGGAGTATGAGTATTACCGCCAACCTGCTAACTTTGCGAAAGTTATTGAGCAAATGCAGCAGTTTACAATACCCAGCAATGCTGATAAGCCAGCTTATAATTTATTGGTCACACAAATGCAGCAGTTAGATTTTGAAAAGTTTTTTGAGTTTCAAATAGCGATAATTATTGCTGGGTTAGCTGATTATATTAAGGATAATAAAGAGCAATAACCATAATGAATGCCATGTTTCTTGAACAGTTTAATGAGATAACTATTCAACAAATAAAAATTAAGCGTTGCCATTATTACCCAGAACGATGGCAACAAGAGTTATTTAAAATCTATCAAATTACTATGCCAACGCAGCTTAAGAATGCTGTACCAAAAAGATTAACAGAGTTTGTGGCAGGGCGTGTGTTAGCTAAACAGTTATTAGCAGAATATAGTTGCACGCAGTCAGTCGATATTTTGCAAGATAGATCACCCGCTTGGCCAGCAGGTTTTGTTGGCTCTATTACGCATGCTAAAGGTATTGCCGCTTGTGCAGTATTACCGATAACCCAAGCAAATAGTTTAGGGCTTGATTTAGAGTGTTGGTTAACGCCTGAAGTAGCCTCGCAAATTCAGCCCAATATTTGTTTAGCAGAGGAATTAAATAACGTTAATGTTGATTTTAGTTTTACTAAAAAAGTTACCCTAATTTTTTCAGCCAAAGAAACTTTATATAAAATGCTTTATCCTAAAGCAAAACAATTTTTTGATTTTACTGATGCTAAAATAATCAACCAACAAGGAGATAATAGATCAGGTGTATTGGAAATAAAGCTGTTGAAAAACTTAACATTGAATTATTTAGAAAATGATAATTTCTTAATTAACTATATTTGTAATGAACATAGTTGTTTAACTTTGAGTGTATTGTATTAGGTAATGTATTTGTGTTAACAAAGGGAAAGTTATATCTATTACAATCAATTGTATTGGATAATACATCTTTTCATTATCAAGTATTTAAAAATAGTTTGCAGAATTATTGTGGGTTATAGTGCACTTAATAGAGCGCCTGCTTTGGGAGCAGGATGTCTGGAGTTCGAGTCTTTCTACTCCAACCAAATCAAAACAGATGTGGGTCGTTAGCTCCGTTGGTAGAGCAGTTACCTTTTACCAATTGATCATAGGTTCGAATCCTATACAACCCAAAACTTACACTTTAGATAACAGATAAGTAGTAGGTTATTGTAAGTAATTAGCTAGATATAAAAGAAGAGAAAAGAACAACGCCTACAAAAAAATTACAAGAAATATCTTGCAAAATTTCTGTAGGCGGTATATTCCGAAAGAGTACGTAAATTGTGAGCGCACGTACATCTTTCATTTAACTTCACAGGAGTGCAATCCCGTGAAAGTCAAGAGTAGCAGTTGGTGGGTCGTACAGGGTTCGAACCTATGACCAATTGATTAAGAGTCAACTGTTCTAGTACATTATATTTGATATAGTGTATGTGTTTGATTTGTAATGAAAAACTCAATATACAAATTTTATATTTGTTTATTGAGACATGAGCCATGCAAAATACAATTTTATCTAGCACTAACCGTGCAAAAGTTATTTCCATTGTTTCAACCAAGGGTGGGGTAGGTAAGAAAGTACTGCTTATCGATTTAGATACACAGCCCACATTATCCAGTTATTTTGAATTAGAAAATGAAAAACAAAAAGGGACCTATGAGCTTGTAGCGCATGGTGACACTAGTTTTGATAATGTATCTAAAACCAATATAAACAACTTAGATATATGGTAAAACTGCTACTAGGTGCTTTTGAGATAGCACTAGATAAAAACTTACTGGCTATTACTCAATACTGCTTAGAACAAGCGTTTACAGAACGTATTTGGATACAGGGTAAAGAACAGCTTAATCCGTTTAATCACCAGTTTAAATGGCAACGACTAGATAA
It encodes the following:
- a CDS encoding ParA family protein: MQNTILSSTNRAKVISIVSTKGGVGKKVLLIDLDTQPTLSSYFELENEKQKGTYELVAHGDTSFDNVSKTNINNLDIW
- a CDS encoding 4'-phosphopantetheinyl transferase, encoding MNAMFLEQFNEITIQQIKIKRCHYYPERWQQELFKIYQITMPTQLKNAVPKRLTEFVAGRVLAKQLLAEYSCTQSVDILQDRSPAWPAGFVGSITHAKGIAACAVLPITQANSLGLDLECWLTPEVASQIQPNICLAEELNNVNVDFSFTKKVTLIFSAKETLYKMLYPKAKQFFDFTDAKIINQQGDNRSGVLEIKLLKNLTLNYLENDNFLINYICNEHSCLTLSVLY
- a CDS encoding RND family transporter, translated to MKTIINAILRYRVLCLVMVAIITALAFPQLSKLEIDNSNESFFQQNDQTKVRLEEFKETFGNDDFIFILIDTKQPIQTQHLNRIKELVRELNDKVPYLDKITWIGNVESITGQQDTISIKPLIDNFNLSQQEMQQLRDSIITDPAYHDRLIAKDGNTVGILLEFINYPDDSVNPRKETPPIVEQVVANYPDLTTYIVGAPVMSYQIDADTAQEGPIWLLIALIAMTCVLAFTTRSVIGVVIPLITVFIAIIWTMALVAIFGFKLNMLIIMLPTLLLCVGIGDTMHVIAEFMHFYLQGTTPHEAIQKTLAIIYKPLILTTVTTAVGYLSFVFTDLIPLKELGFQAALGAFIALLVTFIFALPLLSFTRLKPSNKTIVVDGKTKRSKDFFDRSLILMCKMVLLYPKSIIIGFTIAILLAVFGLTQLKIETAFIHDLPTTDPLRQSFEFVDERMGGSMSIEFMVKTHKEDGVKELATIADIEKLQHYLNSHPMIMQTSSFLDQLKQMNRAVHENQQDFYKLPLSQAQVAEYLLLYESGGGKLLDQFVSFSFDMARIQARTKSLKLTDIQKLENDVNHFVQQQMPNRMIEATGGLSILSAVADYLAWGQLFSFTYAFIAIAIVMSLALRSIKLGLIAMVPNLLPILFSLGLMGLTGAKLNMIMVTLAPLILGVSIDDTIHFFSRYQYYFKKYGCYKEAYLHTVSSVGRVLFFTTLVISAGFIGFAYTKYDGPFIFALISIFAYSTALVTDFLVTPLLFSIFKPLGAETQDNQLSDKASLEQLVINHS
- a CDS encoding TetR/AcrR family transcriptional regulator, which translates into the protein MAKYELNEQQLPQEPRGRPTRINREKIIEAAMKLPSQQLSMTSVAAALGVKPPTLYYHIQSIDELRSLMVEKITWDLRVPVADTWQQWCKGFAYEFRGWLIAEPIRLQLVEMVGPVAGAATDFITQCLESLAKLGFPQKIVVQSFFLLAQAVQDFVSREYEYYRQPANFAKVIEQMQQFTIPSNADKPAYNLLVTQMQQLDFEKFFEFQIAIIIAGLADYIKDNKEQ
- a CDS encoding outer membrane lipoprotein-sorting protein; protein product: MKKYLLILIAVCFSLSCYADNLTGRDIAVLVDNADSSKDTHRYAVMMIERGNQKLIRKMEMWVKKYGKNRHSLNKFIEPIDIQDTQFLSWSYDDPKKEDDLWVYFPSENMVRRISGGGKKSAFMRSDFALEDMEYRHVDSDTHQFIKMDTINNRPAYVIESTAIPEKQHETNYSKRRIWVDKEYNLPVKIEYIDQNNRLTKTLQQGDFKQIDNIWTPTKLVMQNSLRNTRTLMQYSDTQYNTNIADNIFDQNKLKR